A section of the Dehalobacter sp. DCM genome encodes:
- a CDS encoding ABC transporter permease: MAALYGILWQEFVLFKRKFWSTTIGAMVSPTLYLIAFGWGLGSGMQVEGRSYMEFVIPGIIAMSTMLVSFSNSANSINISRMYYKTFEEFMVAPVNMTVFALGKIIAGAFYGAYSALLIIVLVSVFAGGLAITPYFILITLLNCFVFAAGGFLAGLLINSHGGMAKFSNFVITPMSFLCGTFFSIEKMPLALQYLIQVLPLTHTSSGLRSTGEGTAMMVLHFGVLAFYFIALFIVGSRYCKKVE, encoded by the coding sequence ATGGCTGCCTTATACGGCATATTGTGGCAGGAGTTTGTATTATTTAAAAGAAAATTTTGGAGCACAACGATCGGTGCCATGGTTTCACCAACACTGTATCTGATCGCTTTCGGCTGGGGTTTGGGGAGCGGGATGCAGGTAGAGGGACGCTCTTACATGGAGTTTGTGATTCCGGGGATTATCGCTATGAGTACGATGCTGGTGAGCTTCAGTAATTCGGCCAACTCGATCAATATTTCCAGAATGTATTACAAAACGTTTGAGGAATTTATGGTGGCACCCGTGAATATGACGGTTTTTGCGCTGGGCAAAATCATTGCGGGCGCGTTTTATGGCGCTTATTCCGCACTTTTAATTATTGTCTTGGTATCTGTTTTTGCCGGAGGCCTTGCCATAACACCGTATTTTATTTTGATTACCCTGTTAAACTGTTTTGTCTTTGCGGCCGGCGGTTTTTTAGCCGGTTTGTTGATCAACTCGCACGGGGGCATGGCTAAGTTTTCCAACTTCGTGATAACCCCGATGTCTTTTCTTTGCGGCACATTTTTTTCCATTGAGAAAATGCCTTTGGCACTCCAGTATCTTATTCAGGTGTTGCCACTAACCCATACCAGCTCGGGATTAAGGAGCACGGGCGAAGGAACGGCGATGATGGTGCTGCATTTTGGTGTTCTGGCCTTCTATTTCATCGCACTATTTATTGTAGGATCACGCTATTGCAAAAAGGTTGAATAA